Proteins from a genomic interval of Neoarius graeffei isolate fNeoGra1 chromosome 24, fNeoGra1.pri, whole genome shotgun sequence:
- the LOC132872945 gene encoding C-X-C motif chemokine 11-6-like, with protein MKSAAVFLVFACLLIVHVQGQTKISVSRCLCQGPAANTVRLQRIAKIEVYPASASCENVEIIVTLKNGAGKKCLNPKSEFTQKYIKTALEKRSAE; from the exons ATGAAGTCTGCCGCAGTTTTTCTTGTGTTTGCCTGTCTACTTATTGTTCATGTACAAG GACAGACCAAGATCAGCGTATCGAGGTGTTTGTGTCAGGGTCCTGCAGCTAACACAGTTCGTCTACAACGGATTGCCAAGATTGAAGTTTACCCTGCTAGTGCATCTTGTGAAAATGTGGAAATCAT TGTCACTCTGAAGAACGGTGCAGGAAAAAAATGCTTGAATCCAAAATCTGAATTTACTCAGAAATACATCAAGACAGCATTAGAAAAAAG GAGTGCAGAGTAA
- the LOC132872946 gene encoding C-X-C motif chemokine 11-6-like codes for MKSAAVFLVFACLLIVHVQGQAKISVSRCLCQGPAANAVRLQRIAKIEVYPASASCENVEIIVTLKNGAGKKCLNPKSKFTEKYIKTALEKRSAE; via the exons ATGAAGTCTGCCGCAGTTTTTCTTGTGTTTGCCTGTCTACTTATTGTTCATGTACAAG GACAGGCCAAGATCAGCGTATCGAGGTGTTTGTGTCAGGGTCCTGCAGCTAACGCAGTTCGTCTACAACGGATTGCCAAGATTGAAGTTTATCCTGCTAGTGCATCTTGTGAAAATGTGGAAATCAT TGTCACTCTGAAGAACGGTGCAGGAAAAAAATGCTTGAATCCAAAATCCAAATTTACTGAGAAATACATCAAGACAGCGTTAGAAAAAAG GAGTGCAGAGTAA
- the LOC132872947 gene encoding C-X-C motif chemokine 11-6-like: MKSAAVFLVFACLLIVHVQGQAKISVSRCLCQGPAANAVRLQRIAKIEVYPASASCENVEIIVTLKNGAGKKCLNPKSKFTEKYIKRALEKRSAE, encoded by the exons ATGAAGTCTGCCGCAGTTTTTCTTGTGTTTGCCTGTCTACTTATTGTTCATGTACAAG GACAGGCCAAGATCAGCGTATCGAGGTGTTTGTGTCAGGGTCCTGCAGCTAACGCAGTTCGTCTACAACGGATTGCCAAGATTGAAGTTTATCCTGCTAGTGCATCTTGTGAAAATGTGGAAATCAT TGTCACTCTGAAGAACGGTGCAGGAAAAAAATGCTTGAATCCAAAATCCAAATTTACTGAGAAATACATCAAGAGAGCGTTAGAAAAAAG GAGTGCAGAGTAA